ttttttagttttttttttttgttttatttatgtaaAAATCGATTTAGGCACGATGCCCTTCGCCCCTTCCCGCTGCTCTCTTTCCGTCCGCTGCTCTCTCTCCGTCTTCTACCCCCACCGGCGGCATCCTCTCCGTCCGGCGTCTGCtgctctctctccatcttctaCCTCCACCGGCGGTCCTTATCTTCGACACTGTCTTTGAGATAAGGTCGGATCCTCTTGTTCCTTCCTAACTTTCTGCTAAAAAGAATTATTGATTATCTTGCTTCTACTGAGCATCGTGGGGGAAATTGGAGACCCTGGTTAGCTTCATCTCATAGAaattttggtttcctttttttacGCTTCATTGTTTCTCCGGGACACATCGATAGAACGAGAGAACGTGAGATCGAGGGTGAGAGTCAGCGATAAGTACTAGAGAAAAAATAGATGAAGATTGAGAGAGTCAgcaagaggaaagagagaaatgagaaggGGAGATTTCACCTGTCACAACGCTGCGGGTGGCCGTCGGCGGTCCAGGTGGCCAGCGGATGTTGAGCACAGAAAGAGGGCGATGAAAGGCGATACAGAACAGAGGGACAGAGGCGAGAGAGCGTGAAAGGCGACAATTTTGAGTTTCAGTCTCATGAAGGAAATCTGGCCGAATTTCACCCATTTTAGGGTGAGCCTGATAGATCCTAGGGAATCTGAAAACCTGATCTCGGATCGGCTGTCATGCCAAGCCCCGTTTGAGGGATTGGCCTCTCTCGCTGGCGCCACTGCCTGACAGACCCCGGagagtctttctctctctctctcaagcagCCGACTGAAAAGAGGGCTTGCAGCCCTCTTTTTTTGGCCGTTggatggatttcttggatttcGTGAATTTAAACCGTTAATGTATGTTATTCTCACCGTATTTGCTGGTCGTGGTTCGTGTTCTTGTATCTCTCATTGCATCTACTCTCTGCTTGTTTGATTCATACGGGCAAAATGGTTagtttgaaaatcttttgtCTTCCAAGGAGAATGTGATGGTGATTTCGAATTCTTTAGTTTGGCTATTTATATCAGTTTTCGCAGATGGTAGTAAAGGCGTGAAGAACTGTAGTTCTTGTCGCTGTATTTGATTATCGACTTGAGgcatatttcttctcttggttcTGCTTTATGAGTTGAAGTTGCTTGTAATCTCCCATAACATGGTGGGAAAATGTTGGGCTGCTTTCTAAGTCTTAAGTCGGTTTATTGTTTCCGCTCTTTTCGTCCATGTATGTTCATAATGGTCATATAAAGCTGTTCTGTTTCCTTGATCTGCTAGTGCTTGTTCGACGTGAAAatttttgttctgtttcttcTCTTGGCTATCGTCTCAGGATTATTTGGGCCAACGAACATATGTTgatttcttctgttttcttaGAGCTGAAAGCCTTTAGAGATATTAACTATCTCCCTGCTTTTAGACTTAGTTTACAGGGTGATCTTAGCCTCAGATCGACTTAAGAAGATAAATCTGGCAATTAGTACCTTTTATTTgtattgacttttttttttcttttggaaaatattgCCATCGTGATTAAGAATAGTTTGTGTGATTTTACCTTCTTCAAGCGAAATCTTTTCAtactttgtttttcttgcatAAAAGGTTATTTAATTCGACCTGAAAATGGTAAGGACTTCAGTCTATCATATCTGTTGTTGTACTTCATCGAGGTTGTGTGGCCATTCTCCATTATTGACTCTTCCTCATGGAAGAGTAAGTTTATCAAGAAAGACTCATATCCATTTCATTATGCTCTACTTGACGTTCATAGATCTCCAGGTATTTTGGTGGGCTTTGCTTTTACGACACTGAAAAAATATCATGGTTTATTATGGATGGTTGGATATTACCCCCTCTGCATTTGGTTCTCCATTTTAGGAAGtttgtaatattttcttttctatatacTAACAAAATACAAATAGGATATATTATTGGATTACATGATATAAAACAATGTATGCAAAAGTTACAAGTCTTAAATATGACATAAAACAatgcaaaataatacaaatataaaagttaaaaatggaacagattaGTTAAAGTCATTAGTTAGGATGTATATTAGTATTATCTATGTGCTATGACAAGCATATTAAAGGCATAAACTTAAAGCAACTGTGAGGTTGTCGTCGTGGTGTTTTTTgtggggtggggtggggggagagagagaaagcaaaaaGGAGTGACACTTGAAAATTGTTGTAGAATGCTCGAATTGGGAGAAATGAGATGACTGGGCAGAAGAGATGGAAGAGAAAATTGacacttgagagagagagaatggaaagACATTCTCAAATCCTAAGTAATTGGAAGGTTCTGTTTGTCAAGTCAAAGAAAGGACAAAATTATATTCCActaactttgaattttgaaagcaCCCAGCCCATCACTCACTTGAGTCAAATGTTCATGAAATTTTGTACCGAAAGTGTATGGTGTCACTGACCAGTGACCACACGAGCCTCATGTTGATAAAGTCTAGGAATGCACCTTAGCCTGAGCTGCATTGACTTGGGTGGTGCCTATTTTGGTGAGTCCTGTAAGATTTTCCAGAAATCTGTGTCTCTCCGGCCTGAAACAAGAGTGATTGAGTAGAGAAGGTAGAAGCCGATGGAAGGGAAGGTGCAGTTAGCGTGAACAACCGCCCTGCAATCCTTAATCATTGTTATTAAGATAACCTAATCAGATTACAAcagtttgtacaaaaatatgtaaaaaattacaagtatgcctCCGCCTAGTATATttgggcgtgtggatataaaagaattggatcgggtctggacagAAGAAATCCTGGGCGcacaaacttaacagcccccctcaagttgtgcatgagatttgatcatgcataacttgttcttcaattcccagaagTGCTGTCCTGTGAGTCCTTTGGTGAAGAGGTCAGCTACTTGTTCACTGGTGGGTacataagtaggcaagatctcggcttcttcaaccttctgacggatgaagtgttgatcaatctctatgtgtttggtgCAATTATGTAGAACGGGGTTGAAgacaatttttatcgcactttggttgtcacctatgtcacacggatacgggtacgggtatcctatggatacggatacgggtacggggacacggcattttcaaaattttaggatacgcggatacggcgaatattatattcaaaaaaattaaaaatgataataaagaaagtctcaaacaaaacattgttcatcaccaatctcaaaagtgataactgctaagacataagcaagaaagtctcaaagaaagttacaaaacattgttcatcaatcatcacaaaacattgttcatcatcattctagtcatcATCAATGCCCAAATCATTGTTCTCCCcaatctcctcttcttccacaatagAAGATGTTGAGGGAATACaaggttcttcgaatcttgaattaacaacttcaagttcattctcttgttctaagttaaagtcgtcaacattcacgtcccaatatttagtttctccttccctacaagacaaaaaaattgtaattattatgatgttagcgaataagaagagaaacatctaaatcaataaatcatatacttaatttacctatattcttctttgttccGTGATAGAAGCCGaaggttagaatgcacataaaccagattttctgcacgtttgcttgtgagattatttcgttttatagtgtggatttgtgaatatgtactccaatttctctcactgcatgaagatgtagcaggttgaactagcaatctgaaagcaaggtattgaagagtaggatAAGCAGTTCCATGTTTAATCCACCAAGATAAAGATGGATAATTATCTTTGTCTACAGTTGCACCTACATCTTCTCCAATTCCAGTAGAAaacctttcaaactcatcattagcTCGGCgattttgatgtacatcaatGAAAATCCTATTAATACATGCTACTCTGTTTGTTGATAATTCTAGATCCAGatgtggtggggttcttccaaCACCCCCTGTAAGccacttttttccataatatttaggatttaatgtatgtgccatgcattgaagaggattgctacttttatcccatcttgcaatcaatattctatgcacatgatcaaaaaatgctgaatcttcaagtgcaatactttttttttcatgcttaaaaataacctcttggattttttcaatcatagtgTCCCACATCTCATACACACAGTGCAACGTTgaattatcacaatcaagaactcTCAACATCTCCCAGATCGGCtctgtgaatgcaagaaaataaaagatttgatcccaccacttgtcttcaagaatcattcctttgattgcttgagctttgtcatcatcatcagcacgGTAGAAACTCCAATCATCATCAGTCACCATACTGATCAATGCACTTTTcaccctttttatccttttcacCATAACAATTAGAGATGCAAAACGTGTCTCTGCAACTCTTAATAATTTTAGATCAGAATGCTTGTTATAAATGGaaagtgcatgttgatgatttactatgaaatttctgatgttcctcacatccttttccaagtcttcaatccacgaacataattcataagcatgaggatcttgctctttacttggtggattgcatatactCTTTAGAGCCAAATTTAAGCTATGAACTGCACAAGAAGTCCAAAAGATATGAGGGTACTCCTTTTCTATCGCAATACCAGCTGCTCTACATACAGGTGCATTGTCTGTAATTAGCTGAACAACGTTTTCTTTCCCCacttcttcaattatttccataaacaatcctttcagatactcagcacttttgtattcaccagatgcatctattgctttcaagaaaattggtccatttgctgaagttgcaatgaaattaataagagggcgtcgttgcaaatctgtccagccatcagaaacaatagaaactccGTGTTGATCCCAAGTGAACTTTTGAgactctaacaatttgttcactCGAGTCATTTGTTGTTCTAGTAGTACAGTGCGAAGCCTTTCAGAACTAGGGGGAACATACCCAGTCAAGTTAGAATTTGCAATAGATGTAACTAAGTCTCTCCAATATGGACttctagctacattaaatggtatgcaaTTAGCATAGAAAAATGTCGccacttttagatctaattctcgCCGTCCTTGTAAACTAAATGAATCCTTAATTGATTTCTgatgaacatcaacaacttttctttttttggtaggaTTCTGAATAtcatcatgtaaaattgaagcaatgtcaatgaaaccagatccagatgatgtgcttttcttattctcaaaggctttttgttctttcttcaactgagcCAAAGTCTCGTTAGTGATTTTCTTACATGGTTGAATTCctttttgactgatttttaatAGATGTGCTTTCactcttgtatatgatccattgaACTGTCCCTCACAAAAATTACACCTAAAAAAAGCATTTCCACCGCCTCCAGGAGGTTTCCCCATTAGATTCACGTATGACCATAATGGTGGCTGAGGTGTAGCTGATCCAGAACCACAACTTGTAGGTTGAGAGTCTTGAGACTGagacactgtttttcctttgctcgCCATACTGgattaaacataataaaaaaatggaaaaaacgtataatgaacataaaatttatgaaataaaacaatacaacaaactgacaaagtataaacatgcaCTGCAGTCACAAAACTTCAGATATTCAGAAGCAGAACGAAGGCTGAATAGTGAACAGGAACATTCAGGAATTGTAAATGATAGTACTGCCAGACTGAATAGTGAACAGGAACAGAAGCAGTTCGTTAAAgcctaaaactaaaagaaacatgaacaatAGCGAAGGCTGAAGTGAATAGTGAACAGTGAACAGGAACATTTACGAATGgtaaattatatgttaatgccatCTAGATATCACGTATTCATCATTGTCTAGCATCATGAACAACAGcgaaggcaaaatccccaaatcggttATACACCCAAaacggcaaaatccccaaatcccaaaatcaaacaaaaaaaaagaaaacatcgcacatagcattgaagaatatgattctaaaccgtccaatcttcaaaccaaaacatccccaaatcagattttaatacccaatgtaaaaaatccccaaataaaagttgaaaccctaacttctattaTCGAAAATAATCGacaaaacacttacctgtctgtcgctggctgccgccggacgccaccggAAGTCGTCGTCGATCGCCGGAGctcgccgtcgcccgccattgccTTACTGTGCTGCCAGCCTGCTGCGGAAGCCGTGGAGGGTAAACGAAGGTCGAGCGTCGAGGGTAGATGTTAGTGCGTAAAACAAAACGCGGGTTAAAAAATCGGTTAtacaagtggtttggatcgggtctgacccagacccgatccaaaacgtatccagccgtatcgccgtgtcgggatccccgtgtccgcgtgtcgacaccggtactcgACCCAgtctgccgtatccgtgtgacataggttgtcACATAGTAACGATGACTGAACAATAGGAAGGCTGAGTTCTCCAAGCAAATggcgtaaccatgacgcttcagctgTCCCAAcagccatagctctatattctgcctcagtgctagatcgagCAACCGCGCGTTGCTTCTTACTGCTCCAataaatgagattagaatcaagaaaaagacagaaacctgaaactgatcctcggtcatcgggatcgtctgcccagtctgcatcggtATAGGTATAATGCGATGTCCAAGCATAACATTGGGGCACCTTGTGTAGACTAGTCtatctccaagagtagctttgagataccgtaagatTCGCTTAgtggcatccatatgtccttctgtgagtgcatgcataaattgagagacctgatttacagcatatactatgtctgggcgtataaaagtgaggtattgtaacataccaacaatgctacgatagaatgtaggattgagatatgcagcagttccatcagaagCAGTCAACTTagtgttgagaacactaggagtagttatgggtttgcaattaatcatgcatgccctgtccaaaatatcaagagtatacttgtgctgcgtaagagtcaatctatcatctgtcctgtcaagttcaacacccaagaagtaccgtaattcgccgagatccttcatcttgaattcttgcttcaacatatctttaacataagatatatataaagaagaattcccagtgataacaatatcatcaacatagataagtaaccaagtggtagctttCTCGGTATGGTAAATAAataaagagtgatcgagagagcttcagagaaaaccagcttgttgtacttgtatatgatgagaaaaccgatcgaaccatggCCTAGAAGcctgcttcaacccatatagagacttgtgtaacttacatACCCGTTTTTGAGGATCATGTGTAGCATaaccgggaggttgctccatgtatacttcttcctttagaatccCATGAataaaggcatttttgacatccaactgataAAGAGTccatccatatgagactgcaagagaaataattacgcggatcgttcccatcttgatgaccggactgaatgtttcatcataatcttcctcGTATTGTTGAGTGAAGCCTCACGCCACAAGGCGGGCTTTAtatcgatcaatgctaccatcagacttatatttcagtttgtaaacccatttggagcccacaacattcttaccacctggacgaggaacaatctgccaagtctgacactcattcaaggctgccatttcctcattcatagtttcaacccaacatttttccttactcgcatgttGATAAcattttggttccacctttttgctgacttctgtcataaaaagctaaaaattcaaggaaaaattgttataactcacccatctatcaataggatgtcgtaCGCGTTGTGATTTGCGTGGAGCTGCGGTAGGGATTGACCGCcgagaatacaccaggcctgagaagcAGTTATCTATAGGTGGATCATTGGGCTGAGAGGATGAAGGCAGGCTGTCCAAGAAAGTGGTGCTGTCCAAGGAACTATTGACAAATTTTTCGGGCTCATCAACAGCTTGCTCTCTCTGTTCAGGCAACATTTCCGCCCCTTGTCTTAAAATTTCAGCATGTAACCAAGTATCATATACCTCATTTTTATcattgagtgtcacagaagGCGCCTTTGGATCCTGTAACCtactttcataaaaaacaacatgctGTGAAATATGCACGCACCCAGTTTTATGATTGTAACATTTGTAGCCCTTgtagttttctgcatacccCATAAATCTACacaaaacagcacgatcttgaaatttgtttcttaaGGAAACATCAATTTGCACGTAGCACACACATCaaaaaacacgcaattcctcataaTGTGGCTGTTCCTATGGCTGTTCCTGATGTAATAGAAAGAATGGTGATTTTCtgtcaagcaaagccaatggcagccggtttataacatggacagccgtatgaaaagcctcggtccacaatgtcataggtaaatctgtgtcatgcatcatgctgagcgcACTTTCAAcgatatgcctatgtttcctttcagcaattccgttttgctgaggtgtatgcgggcatgagatttgtctagtgatcccatgatttagtaagtactcagtaaattcgtttgaaataaattcatttatttcgaaccaaggcatgaaattgagtgaacaagtggaaaacttctgatttgtgtttcatgaaatggatccaagtatatcgagaatatgaatcaataaaaatgacatagtatcgaCTCctggaagaagaaggaattggagtgggcccccaaacatcggaatatatggtgtcaaaaacctttgaagctcttttattgattaattgaaagggaatgACATGACTCTTATAGAtgtgacaactcgagcacatgctggactcattaattgaactcagactggacttatctaagagcccgtctgcaacaagactttgaacaaaagactgactacaatgagctaaccgaccgtGCCAAATGGACAACTTATTATACTCcgcgacattgacttcactatgacttggaaaagATGAATCTGAAAGGTAAGGTTTTGACATcgttggagcttcttcaaggacttacatatctcctttgcgagtgccctcagcgaatgtcttcttggttcgagcatccttgacataaacagaagatggtgtgaattcaacagaggaatgagtatcatcaataagtttggacactgagataatatttttcttcacatttggaacaacaaggacatttttTAATGGTATGGAAGAACGACCCATAGATATTtctgcatttccaatgtgcgatattgtgtgatgggaaccatctcccgtgacaactgagccttgatctaaataagggaaaacactacagagattacctgtgtcaccagtaacatgggctgctgctccagagtccacataccattctccttgctcattttgttttaaGTGGAATTTAGATAGGGCTGTCATTAAAAGCTGTTGCACGTCTGCTGAAATATTTGATGTCGCATTTGAGCCGGATGATGATGAAgttgaccctgctgctgccttgttctcacgccTGATCTGGTTATTTTTGTTATgagggttgtgccaacattctgattttacatgcccccttttgttgcaatagaagcaagtAGGAATCCTTCTAGGCGTGGTagatgtagtattcatgcctggtggtgttgggagagtacctcttcccattcctgcctgaggagtccaaggacgggtgcgattcccttgcagtgCGTGTGTCCCTGTAATCAGTAcattgtggctgctggaaggaATCAAGTTCTGTCGCTgtacacgactagcttcgtgctGAAATAACTTggccttcagatcttcaaaGGATGGGAGGACAGGTAGAACTTCCAAAGCTGtgcaaaatatgtcaaaatctgttcccagtccacttaAAGCTTGCTGcaccttgtccttgtcgctgaccgGATGTCCAATGACAGCAAGCTGGTcgcttatattttttatttcattcaaatattccaaaactgtaTGCGTCCCgtgcttgatgtcctgaaactGCCTTTTTAATTGTAGAAATCGTGCTTTCGATACTTGAGAGTACGTCGTGGCAAGcatagaccacaactctagggctgttaaatcatcatcaacgcCTCCCAATACTTCCTCTGACAGAGTAGATGTAATGtaggcaacaagagactggtcgtgagccagccaaacttcatactcGGGGTTGTTTTCAGTAAGGGTTTCATACTCAAATCTGATCTCAGTCCCAGCCGAAGTCCCAACAGCTTGATCTGCCACTAcagtcttcttcacttcacggtcgaTGCACTTTGGAGGCGCTGGGGTGGTGCCATCGATATGTCCATAGAGTCGATGgctcttaataaatgggactatttgacgtttccaagtcaaatagttgtTGTGATTCAGTTTTTGGGAGATAAGTTGGAAGAGAAAACTGGAGGATAAGAGAGAGGAGTTTCGCTGGTCCATGGCTGAATAATGAGAGCAGAAATCAAAGAGGAATAATGGAACGGGTTAGGTATTTTGTGTAATGGTTTGGTTTGGAGTTTGGACAGGATTAGGACAAAGGGGATTCGGATTATGTGATGTAGAAATTAAATGGAGCAGAATTAGAGTAAAAGATGTAGAATTTGGGTAGAACAGAAATAACTAGGGCAGATGACACAGAGGTAGAATTTAGGGCAAGTACTggaattagggcaaatcacgccaGAAATAAGATTTAGGGCAAATAATggaattagggcaaatcacgccaGGACTGAATCCACTTACCcgaggacgatgcaacctggctctgataccatgtaagattttccaGAAATCTGTGTCTCTCCGGCCTGAAACAAGAGTGATTGAGTAGAGAAGGTAGAAGCCGATGGAAGAGAAGGTGCAGTTAGCGTGAACAACCGCCCTGCAATCCTTAATCACTGTTATTAAGATAACCTAATCAGATTACAAcagtttgtacaaaaatatgtaaaaaattacaagtatgccaccgcctagtatatttgggcgtgtggatataaaagaGTTGGATCGGGTCTAGACAAAAGAAATCCTGGGCGCACAAACTTAACAAGTCCATGTTACATACTTATTACTACAAATAAACATCAAATTATAAGAAGCTGCATAAAGTGTTTCTGTAGGAATTGAAACTTTTATTTGTCCATAACTAGAAGAAAATTATCTCTTGTTTTTTGTTCTCATTTCTGTGAGAACTATTTTGTTAACAACATGCCTAGGCTTCTGTGTATGCTTGGATAGGCTCTTAAGCTGGCTGGTTGTTTATAGGCACTTACGATTTGAAAACTCTTAAACCGTTGCTTGGGGACACTAGGTTAACTGGTTGTTCTTAGGCTACTTGCTGTTTGAAAACATCAAGATCATTGCTTAGGCCACCTAGGCTTGCGTACGCATTTAGCAGCCTAGACCATTGCTTAGGGGACCATGGGTTGCCCAGGCATTTAACAACctatgttttttcttcattcttacgTGTATATCCTTAAGTAACTTCTCCACACATTCATAGAACTCATGCATGATCTCTTTGTCTACATTAAAATTGTCATCATAATGAAAATGCAGGTTTAGAATTTAGATAACCAACTGCATGGGAAGGTTGATTGAGTTGCATATCACATTGTTCATCAATTGTATTCCAAATATGTTTATATCTTCATTCTTCTTAAAGTTCCTTGCAGTTTCCTTCTTTGCTCTCAGTCATTCCGTTGCCTCATATAAGGATCCCATTTACTCATCTCCATCTACTAGTTGCaatacagtaaaaaaaaaaataatgattttgtttgtgTATGATCCACCCAAAcctagttttgttttttctttattattttattttattttcttatgattATACTATTTCTCTGCCTGAGACCTAGACTTCAACTCTCTTTGGTGAACAGTTTATCTCTCTTGATCAAGGTTCCCCAACCCTTAATTGAAgacctccctccctctctctccaaTGGCTGGGGGAGTGGTCAGGAAGCCCACTGTTAGTGTTAGAATTGCCTGGTTTTCACATATTGTTTCCCCCAtccaataaaaaatagaagttgaTTTTGTCTTCTGATTTCTGtttgtttgattcttttttgtaCTTAGTTGTCATGTTTAGGCTTGATTTGTAGAAAGAGTGAGACACATAAAACAAATttgttttatcactttatgtGTCTCAATTCAGTTGTTGTTGCAGGTTCAATTAGCTCCTTTTTCCTTTGAAGGACCTTTgtcactcaagaatagctcctACAGATCACATTGTTTCAAGCCAATGCATGAGTCAAAAAATAAGTGAAAGCAGGTTAAATTCTTTAATAATTGCATGAGAAACTCAAGCCATCCATACATCAGTCAATGGTGCCAAATTCTAAGGGAGAACATtattgtaccaaaaaaaaaaaaaaagaaacaaacaaagagTTCAGGCCAGCTAATTTTGGCTCGCGCTGCTAACAAGATATCCTTTGTAGCAAACCATGTATAGCCAAACAAATAATACCATTGTCATAGAAAACGCATattattcgaaaaaaatgtgtataatatgcgagaaataagtcagccatataaaacgCCCTATAGgtgcatattttttaaaaaaacaccagaaaataaaaaacatgaaacacacgttttttttgttttttttttattttttattaatttttattttttataattttcaagttttattaaatgttttaaattttttaaaaatttgccgagattttcccgAGATATTCTctagatatacaactttgccgtgtTATGCCCGAGAAATTCCCCACCGTATAATACCTGTACACAATATGTGTGACAATGAATAATACCATATTTCAAATTAAGATTTCAGAGTCACTATAAAAGAGTTTTCACTGCAAGTTCCAAATTCCAATCATATCAagcctcaaatatttttttcatcaacaaGCAGATTTCTGCTGATGTCAATTTGATAATATGGAATCATTTGTCAAAACATCGTGAAGGAACAATTTAATATTGTTTTAGACTATCGAGCTGGATCAGTTAGGTTCCTAAGGGTACTTAAGCCATCACCAATCCATGCCTATGTCATTTTCCTTTGGTTTCA
Above is a window of Nymphaea colorata isolate Beijing-Zhang1983 chromosome 8, ASM883128v2, whole genome shotgun sequence DNA encoding:
- the LOC126410303 gene encoding uncharacterized protein LOC126410303: MASKGKTVSQSQDSQPTSCGSGSATPQPPLWSYVNLMGKPPGGGGNAFFRCNFCEGQFNGSYTRVKAHLLKISQKGIQPCKKITNETLAQLKKEQKAFENKKSTSSGSGFIDIASILHDDIQNPTKKRKVVDVHQKSIKDSFSLQGRRELDLKVATFFYANCIPFNVARSPYWRDLVTSIANSNLTGYVPPSSERLRTVLLEQQMTRVNKLLESQKFTWDQHGVSIVSDGWTDLQRRPLINFIATSANGPIFLKAIDASGEYKSAEYLKGLFMEIIEEVGKENVVQLITDNAPVCRAAGIAIEKEYPHIFWTSCAVHSLNLALKSICNPPSKEQDPHAYELCSWIEDLEKDVRNIRNFIVNHQHALSIYNKHSDLKLLRVAETRFASLIVMVKRIKRVKSALISMVTDDDWSFYRADDDDKAQAIKGMILEDKWWDQIFYFLAFTEPIWEMLRVLDCDNSTLHCVYEMWDTMIEKIQEVIFKHEKKSIALEDSAFFDHVHRILIARWDKSSNPLQCMAHTLNPKYYGKKWLTGGVGRTPPHLDLELSTNRVACINRIFIDVHQNRRANDEFERFSTGIGEDVGATVDKDNYPSLSWWIKHGTAYPTLQYLAFRLLVQPATSSCSERNWSTYSQIHTIKRNNLTSKRAENLVYVHSNLRLLSRNKEEYREGETKYWDVNVDDFNLEQENELEVVNSRFEEPCIPSTSSIVEEEEIGENNDLGIDDD